Genomic segment of Eleutherodactylus coqui strain aEleCoq1 chromosome 1, aEleCoq1.hap1, whole genome shotgun sequence:
cccatgtgtattgatgcattgtaaaccaatggatcagagggCCTGGCagagatacgcccgtgtgaattcagcctaaggCTGTCTTGACACGGGTGTCAATAACGAGATTTATGCATTTGGATACGCACaagtataaaccccattcttttgaatggggtcacgctcatgagtgatgttttcctgcatcttgtgatgcaggaaacagatcgcagcatgttctatcttgctgcatgcTCTTGCATAGcaatgcccattgttttcaattaggccggcagcagcattgcaccatgtgGTACGTGCACGCGAGGCGATGCGAGGTctcctgttgaaaacaatgggaggaacTCTTCAAATCTTTTTGACATAATAACACCTCGCATcctcggggaattcacatggtggggaacacgatggggcgggattcacagccccatatgcGATCGCCCATGTAAAGTAAGCATAAGTCTTGAAATGGTTGAGAATTTTCACATGTTGAGACATAGTGCAGATTATATTCCTTTTATACAACCCTTTTCAAAAATTATTGAATCACCACAATCCTAGGATTATCACTCAGCCGTTTACCTTCTATTAAATACATAAATAACAAATATGAAGTAAAACATATTTTTACATATCACGTAGAAGAGAAACGTAGAATTTGCACTTATAAAAAACATATAGGTACATGTCTAAAAATACCAATTAATCTACAGTTAAAGGGAATGCTTACAGACTGTTGGACTTGGCTAATTAAAAGAAAACATGGCACCAAGAAGATAGCTCTCAATTAAAACAATAGACAaagttggaaaaaaaagtgtaagctTATTGCAAAAGTTATAAACAAAATGGAAAGGCTACAAAAGAAAAAGGTACCTGTAGACCAAGAAAGACGTCCAAGTATCAGGAAAGAAAACTGAAATCAATATGCCTGGAATATAGAAAATGCagaaaacacatgaaaaacaaaTTGGAGGAAACAGAAGTCAAGGCTTGCGACAGAACTCTAAGAAATTGGCTGAATGAAATGAGATTTACATATTGAGGAACAAACAATAACCGACACTAACATCAAAACAGACAAAAACAAGGTAACAGAGGGCTATTGAGAAGCCATCATAGAGTGTAGATGAATGGAGGTGATATTCAGTGATGAACTCGAGTCTACGTTGGCCGAGGAGATGATGCTGGAACTTTGGTCATGTGATGTTTTAATGAAACACATAAAGTTGATGACATGAAGAAAACATTTACTTTCCCCCACTCTTTAGTGATATGGAGTTGCATGTCCAGTACCAGATGGGATGGCAATCAGTACCTTAACAGTGAATGTACAGCTGTACATTGACATTTTAGTCATGTTTGTCATCCCATTGTTTGCTCATAAGGTACTCACTTTTCAGGATCATAGGTCAAAGAATGTTAAAACTTTTCTTCGGGAAAGACATATCAATCCAACGACAAGGCCAATTCAACTGAAAATGTATGATATTAGTGTAATTGGAAAAATTGGTCCATGAAACGGCTCTATCCTGTAAAGCTGATCTGCCAACAGCTCTTTGACAGATCAGAATTTGGAACAAGGTTTATGCAGATTAGTGAAATCCATGCCTCCGAGAATTCAGGCCATCGTGAAGGTATGGAGAGAGGTAATAAAGTAATCATTGGGATCTTTTAGTGgatgttttataatttttttcactaCTTGGTCTAGAAAACAAATGTAATATAAGAAAGCCTACGGCTTTTTCTTTCACAACACTTTGCCTGACCctaggtggatgattttggtgtcattagattagtaACATCCTCATCATCGCCATAAAATCCTATAATTTGTGGTTGATACCTCGAGTGATCTGTGAGAGCAGCTCAAAGttgcaatgttaagtctatgggcgtgCAGTGCTAGGGAGTGAAGTGTTGCCAagcaagaggagagagggaggctAGTTTTACACAGGGCGAGGATGAAATCACACTGTCCaccatgtgaaaatagccttgcaTCCCTATGGGGAATCCCTTCTGCCAGCCATGGCTGAAAGGATTTGCCCAGCCACAGTTGAAGGGATCCCCCAGCCGCTGCTGAAGGATTTCCCCAGATGTTGCTGAAGGGATTtccgatagagagagagagaaagaaaaagtgaGAGAAAAGTGGCAAGAGAGTGAAGGAAGCAGTGAGGGAGTGAAGCagcgaaagagagagaaagagaagtagCGAGAAGGAGAGATACCTGCCCCAAATACAAAATGACACTCCGGATAATCACCTAACTAAGCAGATTTAAAAGTTCACAACAACCATTTTTCCATGAACAGTTTTAACAGCTCAGCACAACTATGATAACAAGTGCTTTCTCCACTTTTAATGACTCTTGTTTTGATTGTATTCGAATGTTTCAAGAAACCATGTTCATCCCCTAACTAAATGTTGTTTTGTACCATGCTATGACTAAGAAAGCATCCACCATTTAAAACTAATACATTTTCTGGggactttatctttattttttAACCTCTACACTACTGAGCCGtttacagttttttatttttgtttttttcttctcaatTTCAAAAAATCAAAAATTCTTTTATATGTATAATTTTACCATTTAGGTCTCTGTCACaagggcgtttttacgtgcgcttATTCGCGCGTAAAAAATTTTGcactgcatgtgttaaaaaacacaTGACCACCAAAGATAGAACGTATGGGTGGCAATAGACGTGGTCAcgctttttttttacgcaaaaaaaaccttttttacgcTGCATAAACACGTGTAAAAAcgtccatgtgactaagcccttaatgtgCCATGTAATagactaaaacatttttttaaagaaatttccAAGGTTATTCTTTTTCAATCACTAAAAgattattttgggggaaaaaatgcaatttcactttttttttttagatgttcttgtttttacagcataacATGTTAACTGTatcctgtgggtcagtatgattattttaggggtacatacaactttttggtaACTTTTTATAAAAATTTTTCATGAAGATGGGGTGAAATGCTTTTTTAAACCTTTAATATTTTtaatagtaattaaaaaaaacttactttaacttaattttatgttttttagacctcataggggacttgaattagTGATCATCTGAAtgcatgtacaatatactgcaacacttcagtattgtagtatattgtatttctgcaggcaatcAATTAAGACGTGCCACAAGAGGCACAGCTGACAGAGTGAACCCTCTAACTTGGTCACACCAATTACatgctgctgtcaaaattgacagtggcatctaaatgtttAACAACACTGATCTGCTGCTAACTAGTTGTCTCCAATCGCAGCTGCTGCAGcctggtgtcagctgtcaaaggcaACTGATACCTGCTGCATATAGAGTGACTTGACTCCTGAGTCCACTCCATACACCCCCACCACCAGAGGGCATACATGCTCACTTTTTTGTGTTAAGCGGCTATTGTTTTTCACTCAATAAAaggattatttttttaacccacaGTTAAGTACTAGATTCTTTTCTCTCTGCACTATTGCAGTTCTATTTCCCGTATTCTTCTAGATTGTACCTGAGCAGGGCAGGGTGAGTGCTGAGACTCAGAAACCATGAATCAATGAGCCATTCTTGTCAAGTGAATGATTTGCTGGAATACTTTCTGAAACTGATATctgtggatggatgccatgaTGAAGGCCAAAGGAGAGCCAACAAggaataaagtggccattcattaCATATATCACATTGCTGCTATCACTTTGATTGAGACTGGCAAGtgcttgtgtttttgtgtgtaagtGTGCCTGTCTATATGTAAAGTGtgcttgttctcagtaagagaaaccaagtaatcttgtagatatgataccttataatgtcaaacaaaaatacatgatgttataacgagctttcaaacctacgcagggttcttttTCAGGCATAATGTATGCACATATCTTTTCAGTCAATTGCTACATCCGTAACATGAACTTTTAGACTTGTTTGCAAACCGTGTTGACTTAATTATTCTTAATCACATCTATGTTGTCTTCAAACAGAAATGAACGGGAGCCTGAATAACTGTCTATTTGTAAACGTAACTTCAATAATGGATGTCGTACAATTTGCCATCTACATCCCGACGATTATTATAGGATTCATCCTGAACACATTTGCCCTGTGGATATTCTGTTTCTCCATCAAAAAACACACAGAATCCTCAATATACCTACTGAATTTGGCACTATTAGATTTTTGCCTGGTTCTGTCCTTACCATTCAGACTTCACTTTTCACAGTCTAATATCATTGTAAGTCGCCAGATGTGCAGCTTTTTAGAGTCCCTCTACTTTACTAATATGTATGGAAGTATCTACACAATCATGTTCATCAGTGTGGACAGATATATCGCCATTAAACACCCTTTCCTATCCAAGCTGCTGCGTTCACCCAGAAAAACCTTCTTCGTATGCTTTTTTATCTGGGTCTTCGTATGGACCGTGGCTCTTTGCACGTTCAACTTTCAAAATGACTTAAGACACAGCCGCTGTTTTCACAATATGTCAGGCGATATCTGGAGTACCCACATAATTGTACCTCTACAGATTTTCGGATTTCTGATCCCTATGACAGTCATGCTATACTGCTCCATCCACATCATCAAAACTCTGTTGGTTCCAGTATCATCATCGGTACAGTTTGAAGTATCAAAGGTCAATGTCATACGCATCATTATCTCTAACTTGGTTGTGTTTTTGCTTTCCTTCTCTCTCAGCCATATCGGCATTTTTCTCCAGTTCTTGGTCAGAAAACAGGTCATCTCAAACTGTTTGGTAAAGAAACACATTAGTCTTTTTGTGCAAGTGGCTCTATGCATTGCTAACATTAACTGCTGTCTTGATGCTGTTACCTATTATTATATGAGGAAAGAATTTCGAAACAAATTGGTCCCGATGCATTCCCAGATGTCCAAATCCATCAATGCAATAACCTGACATGAGAAAACAATTTGCGTAATATAGTAAGTGAAGTCTATCTTCCATAACCTGGAAAATCACAGTCTAAAAAGTTTaacggtatgttcacacggcaaaATTTTTGCATATCTCAGCTACGAATTTCTGTCGCAGCTATTAGAGCTGTGGAAATATCCATGTCGATTcctctgtgtgaatataccctataGGGACAAATCGCATGTATTTTTCTAAATATGTAAGCATCTAATTTACCTTTTAGTGTGAGCCttcggttttgggacaaaattctatcctCGGACGAGAGGGTTTGAGTATAtcacttgcagttgttcttctttgctGGGGTTCCAGGCCCCGTTTTGGGGTGTCCAAGATGACTGCAGCAACTTTCTACcttcctaatgcacactgtgcactactcTCTCATTTGCAGgtataatgcattggtagtctaacactaccaatgcactgtgggaattAGGTACTCTGAAGATTGCATTGTTCCTCTTGGAGGGCCAAAAATTGGACTTGGAACCAACATATCAAAGGGATGGCAgacaagaacaactgcaggtaatgtacCCCCTCCCGTTCTGGTCAGGGGCAGGGTTTTGTTcccaaactggagggttgctttaaatgtaTAAAACTGCACAATCAGTGGTGTAAAATAATCTTTCACTCCATGCAGTATATTCCCTCTCTATGGACACCATGACCCAGTAAATAGGTGTAAGAGACAATTGTACAGACTTTGTTTTGGGCCCTCCACCACTATGTGGTGTATGTACCTTGGAATAGAAACAATGCATTCAGTCTTGCTCCGCCCTGTCAAAATTCATAACTGCTACTAGATGGTTAGATGTTCAACTATGATATGATTCTTACTCAAGTTATTCCCCCACCATTTGGTGAAATCACCAACAAGACACTTGAAACATAGTTGCTAAAGGTGATGTGCACTTTTAAAATCAATTTGTGCAAATGCATAAACCATTACTTTATATAGTCAGGATAACCCTATACTGTATATAAGGGCAGGCTGTGTAGTatattattatatttatataaGAGTGTGTGAAAGGTATATAGCACCTTTTCTTGATTTTTCTGCACACTTTATTTATaacttaatgatttttttttcaccaaggACTTGGAATAAAATTAATTTCTCTGATCTTTCCTTCTTTTGTCATTTTAGTTGTTTAATAAAGGCTAATTTAATCTAATTTCTAAAGGAGGTATTCCACATCCCAACTGTTGATGTcttatcctcaggatacatcACCAGTAGTTGATTGGAGGGAGTCCGTCATCTGGGATCCTGGCTAaatagctgtttgctgggctgctcTTTCAATGTACAGAGCCAATGTGTTATGAGGAACAGCAAAAAATGAAGGAGTTTTCCAGCACTCAAAACAAGTATAAAGCTTAACCTTTATTCCATGATATTCAAAAGCAATGCAGGAGCaatggataaaaaaaatgaaCGCTCTTACATGTTTTGAGCCTGATTAGCTAAGCTCTTTCTCAAAGTTGAGGTGTTCAGACTCGAAACGCGTAAGCTGGATTTAGTTTTTTATCTTTTGCTCCAGCATTGCTTTTTAAAACAATggaataaaggttatgttttatgtAAGTTTTGGGTGCTGGACTTCTTCATTTTTTTGCTGTGGCTTATCTGTGACAGGAACAGGCACTACCATCCTTGCAATGTTCATGTTATTGAAATTTATGTTGGTGAGCTTGGGTAAAGCTAGCTTTGTGTTACAAAAAACACACAACTCCAATCTGTTTgtagtggcccagcttggtattgcaggcatagttCACATTAACTTCAAAAACACATGCACATCAATGCCAGGACCCAAAGTTTCACATCACAACATTTCCCAGATCATCACACTGCCTCGACATTCTGGTGTAATCCCTTCCCAGGTAAGTGACACACCTGCACTTGGCTGTCCATATGAAGTAAAAGAAAATATGCTTCCTCATACCAAGCCACATTTTTCCATTGCTCCATAGTCCAGTTCTGCTACTCAAATGCCCACTGTGGGAGTTTTGAGCAGGGGTCAGCATGGACACTATGGCCGCTCTGTGGCTATGTAGCCCCATGCATAGCAAGCTGTGATGTCCTGGGTGTTATGACatctttctatcatagccagcagTAACAGCAAATTGGTCTACTGTAACTCACCTGATGGATTGACCAGATGGGCTGGCCCTGGTCCCCATGCATATCAGTGAACCTTCATTTGCtggactacttttggtaggtaGTCACCACTGTATACCTGGAACACCCCACATAACTTGcgattttggagatgctctgacacaGCCATATAGCCTTCACAATTTGCCTTTTGTCATTTTgactgcttccaacacatcacttgcaagaactgactgttcacttgctatCTAATATATTCCACTGTTTGACTAGTGTTATTGTCACATGATAACTAATATTACTCACTTAACTTGTCAGTATTTTTAACGTTATGGCTGATCAAGGTACACTGGGCAATATGGACTGGCAAATCTGCCAAATATGTGACTCGGGAAAACTGTTGAATCAGCTAAAAAGTTTCACTCATCAAGACTGGCATAATATTGCTAGTAACATTTTTCATGTTTTATCCTCTTATTAATTTGTTGTGCAACAAGATACTGGTAACATTTGCATGAATTACACAATGCAATGTATTCGTATTGGCTGCTACTGTGGCGTGAAAGCTTTATGCCACCCTAGCCATAGAGTAAAGCTGAGGTACCGTGTCATGTGGCACTGACTCATCTCTACCCCCACTCTTCCGCTTTCACATCCTGGGTGTTTTACTGTAAGAAACGGATTGATTCACATCAATATATAGAAGTGTGAAATAAACTGATTTACAAGATTATCACACAACACTGCTGACGAAAATGCAGAAAAAATCCCtatgttagggcgcccacccactggcgtttttttttccctgcgaaat
This window contains:
- the LOC136610144 gene encoding G-protein coupled receptor 55-like; translation: MSEVGDMHTVHYRSPADRQLTSFTEMNGSLNNCLFVNVTSIMDVVQFAIYIPTIIIGFILNTFALWIFCFSIKKHTESSIYLLNLALLDFCLVLSLPFRLHFSQSNIIVSRQMCSFLESLYFTNMYGSIYTIMFISVDRYIAIKHPFLSKLLRSPRKTFFVCFFIWVFVWTVALCTFNFQNDLRHSRCFHNMSGDIWSTHIIVPLQIFGFLIPMTVMLYCSIHIIKTLLVPVSSSVQFEVSKVNVIRIIISNLVVFLLSFSLSHIGIFLQFLVRKQVISNCLVKKHISLFVQVALCIANINCCLDAVTYYYMRKEFRNKLVPMHSQMSKSINAIT